From Theileria orientalis strain Shintoku DNA, chromosome 4, complete genome, the proteins below share one genomic window:
- a CDS encoding uncharacterized protein (Bromodomain containing protein), translating to MVSYKLIHQKVDVTLDFDNYTLKGFTHLKLRKIDGTGYVVLKPVDNTIKSKILEESYNAVDLMSYEGLHLSVQSLNDSIMYIEIDPTKPEFGLDIFFDYYDMTAMNSEIYFEKHWILPRASTNYREYKLLVSAKSSNCWFPTFLNKDYRCFKYEFNVTVPVDYNVICGFPMREGLGERQVTQYMKKKTYKFASFNVTEDELSMNNAEFSLGEQKFELEETDLTHTLGLAVYESFGIFAGQFDFRDGLQVEKKEEISEEVDSDEELVQMSKSTFELQTNSKLIYVTLRGFGYLLEPTNVATTLCLETYKSVLEMEVCGLYLLFLPTGTFPESMDASACLRSQNHVDFKRCSGYTASENYLFCSFMDPMTRMYHDLYYKSGGNMVVYSLDVLHSFTDLTHDAKCIDKRIAIATGLSSLYVKRVHNAAKNLHLNLMLQSYLVDQYIKRNLGATEHKLRVWSRRELFATMVELLGDYYPLTVTKEYNASEDVSGLWKGGTVKGEKATGEKAKRREGPQHTSEISEQVLMEDAVFMLKCQLIPSVLESIIANTSFLTESFIVTLFKRFLSTCSGRPKSSKQSEGTSGALDESDNNHVSTEVNAAGDGSSVTGNQNPDNDAPEGPDKSDDIGSTADTSVGFNASASVNASASVNASASVNASASVGVAAGPAPSIAASVSASASTSNSVVTKANPPASRDASVVGLTSGSNDANEEDDNIWEWMLREVLARYVLFWNSKPQNRLNKEKKLEASMGVQGILRKGEEHDQLRVCITNLQNLVKSYVYGTGCPQISMGLILQLQRKGTSMDHLSFRVDVNSLQPPLDVNDQGQTKYTLVDITSQAARNLYNMYSKLLQLTHYTQQSNSDVGEDAVVYKMLLNIFNVTTMGPKEEIVDFGDQRDNMGLMSFSEIGLLKKKMCLHQTFFDSVDMIGRDGNFVMGFGYIGNYPWPFCLGYGPLWDCVEMLKNSCDINKITDLLVDNGTNFCGTTIKSDYKLQYNPGQIPIATSGGMPYWKLVLVQQSLIQHEKRTSEDKSMLCLSGGYAKKWMFYLISDIVEDDGVRESIKLLGELVPISYNVNPRATRGRKKVALKGIAEDLEKELQNAAAGTFTTNTGSNTYLGLYSECDRHLVEWMKHLYMSLHPEMTQLDNRSIVAKICSKTRLPLLWIRVDSAFSMLARIRRCQSGSMWEQQLQSDNNIYALIEACQALGSIGKSEYVSDNPLTESACKRLDEVVKKQKAHPMIRARCVYSLVCLYNRDPRQHGYLYGFFTKYLTRLANLTIHPAEARFIAEFYKAMCLLRNDQGFTPDFVLDILANAIENLTGPSTLTQATNLMEAASYLNPQEATHTQQGGLGQSSVFNLWDYLWHMFRLDGIPGSCSPGRTLASKFLLCLSRQPVFLKLCVERFRAERDLGFDFDPLLFLPLRQHVKHRFQSAFELSQNYNSALVQRAAVRLTLQLLLQCSYRFRLSVEGSPSSSNASSGRDDYANSEAAFEYLLVNELFNEGVEATLEAVEPERRLKLLHQTAGLLECVKCACFLFHVVRSPELKIALWDMFYNVLFDTCMAKPILFLNLSAATLERARRYMLVILKKAAVSKLPFYLRLFPKVHKAYSLLFGFGTLFPKDPKPDKTFVNQRINRLTSGLSMPKIASFKRAYGEGESGSGDDWQNVALEAVRALKEIRQSHWFHKDPEKEFKGYRSIIKKPIWLNKIEQKALNRAYTIPMQFKADIALLFKNAKLYNKVDTIPYKDAVMLEEQFDTLWPCIVKAFQKKARLAVASQ from the exons TTGACAATTACACTCTTAAAGGCTTTACTCACCTTAAATTGAGGAAGATTGACGGCACTGGT TACGTTGTTTTAAAGCCCGTTGATAACACAATTAAGTCTAAAATTCTCGAAGAATCGTACAACGCTGTCGATCTCATGAGTTACGAGGGACTTCATTTATCTGTGCAGTCTCTCAACGATTCCATAATGTACATTGAGATAGATCCAACCAAACCGGAGTTCGGTCTAGATATTTTTTTCGATTACTACGACATGACTGCCATGAATAGCGAGATTTACTTTGAAAAACACTGGATTCTGCCCAGAGCGTCGACGAACTACCGGGAGTACAAACTGCTGGTCTCCGCTAAGTCGAGTAATTGCTGGTTTCCCACCTTCCTTAACAAAGACTACCGGTGCTTCAAATATGAGTTCAATGTGACCGTTCCAGTGGACTACAACGTGATATGCGGCTTCCCAATGAGAGAAGGTTTGGGCGAGCGCCAAGTTACGCAGTatatgaagaagaaaacgTATAAATTTGCATCGTTTAACGTTACAGAAGACGAATTAAGCATGAATAACGCAGAATTTTCACTGGGAGAACAAAAATTTGAGTTGGAAGAGACAGACCTTACACACACCTTAGGCCTTGCAGTGTACGAAAGCTTCGGAATATTCGCAGGACAGTTCGACTTTAGGGACGGGCTGCAGGtagagaagaaggaggagatcTCGGAGGAGGTGGACAGCGACGAGGAGCTGGTGCAGATGTCGAAGTCGACCTTTGAGCTGCAAACGAACTCGAAGCTGATTTACGTCACGCTGAGGGGGTTCGGGTACCTGCTGGAGCCGACGAACGTGGCGACGACGCTGTGCCTGGAGACGTACAAAAGTGTCCTGGAGATGGAGGTGTGCGGGCTCTACCTGCTCTTTCTGCCGACGGGGACGTTCCCGGAGAGCATGGACGCGTCGGCGTGTCTGCGTAGCCAGAACCACGTGGATTTTAAGCGCTGCAGCGGATACACGGCCTCGGAAAACTATCTTTTCTGCTCCTTCATGGACCCAATGACGAGAATGTACCACGACCTATACTATAAATCAGGAGGAAACATGGTGGTGTACTCGCTGGACGTGTTGCACTCCTTCACAGACTTGACCCATGACGCGAAGTGCATAGATAAGAGAATAGCAATAGCAACGGGGCTGTCGAGTTTGTACGTGAAGAGGGTGCACAACGCAGCCAAGAACCTGCACCTGAACCTTATGCTGCAGAGTTACCTGGTGGACCAATACATAAAACGTAACCTGGGAGCGACGGAGCATAAGTTGAGAGTGTGGTCAAGAAGGGAGCTGTTTGCAACGATGGTGGAGTTGCTAGGAGACTACTACCCACTAACAGTTACCAAGGAGTACAATGCCTCAGAAGACGTCAGTGGTCTGTGGAAGGGGGGCACTGTAAAAGGGGAAAAAGCCACCGGTGAAAAGGCGAAAAGGAGAGAAGGGCCTCAGCACACGAGTGAGATATCGGAGCAGGTGCTGATGGAGGACGCAGTGTTCATGCTCAAGTGCCAGCTGATACCGAGCGTGCTCGAGAGCATAATAGCAAACACGAGTTTTCTAACAGAGTCGTTCATAGTGACGCTATTCAAACGGTTCCTGAGTACGTGCTCAGGGCGACCAAAGAGCAGTAAGCAGAGTGAAGGCACCAGTGGTGCCCTGGACGAGAGCGACAACAATCATGTGAGCACTGAAGTTAACGCTGCGGGTGACGGAAGCAGCGTTACCGGCAACCAAAATCCGGATAACGACGCCCCTGAAGGTCCTGACAAAAGCGACGATATTGGCTCCACTGCAGATACCAGTGTTGGTTTCAATGCTAGTGCTAGTGTCAATGCTAGTGCTAGTGTCAATGCTAGTGCTAGTGTCAACGCTAGTGCTAGTGTCGGTGTCGCTGCAGGCCCAGCTCCTAGTATTGCTGCCAGCGTCAGCGCTAGTGCAAGTACCAGTAACAGTGTCGTAACTAAGGCAAACCCACCAGCAAGTCGCGACGCAAGTGTAGTTGGACTAACTTCAGGCAGCAATGACGCgaatgaagaagacgatAACATATGGGAGTGGATGCTGCGGGAAGTGCTAGCCAGATATGTGCTGTTCTGGAACAGTAAGCCGCAAAACAGGCTTaacaaggagaagaagctggaggcgTCGATGGGAGTGCAGGGGATACTGCGCAAGGGAGAAGAGCACGACCAGCTGAGAGTGTGCATAACGAACCTGCAGAACCTGGTCAAGTCGTACGTGTACGGCACGGGGTGTCCGCAGATAAGCATGGGCCTGATCCTGCAGCTGCAGAGGAAGGGCACGAGCATGGACCACCTGTCCTTCAGAGTGGACGTTAACTCGCTGCAGCCGCCGCTGGACGTTAACGACCAGGGGCAGACGAAGTACACGCTCGTCGACATCACGTCGCAGGCGGCGAGAAACCTGTACAACATGTACAGCAAGCTCCTGCAGCTGACGCACTACACGCAGCAGTCGAACTCGGACGTTGGAGAGGACGCAGTGGTCTACAAGATGCTCCTGAACATATTTAACGTGACCACGATGGGGCCGAAGGAAGAGATAGTCGACTTCGGGGACCAGAGGGACAACATGGGCCTGATGTCCTTCAGCGAGATCGGACttctgaagaagaagatgtgTCTGCACCAGACGTTCTTCGACTCAGTGGACATGATCGGAAGGGACGGCAACTTCGTTATGGGCTTCGGGTACATCGGCAACTACCCCTGGCCATTCTGTCTCGGCTACGGGCCGCTCTGGGACTGCGTGGAGATGCTAAAAAACTCGTGCGACATCAACAAGATCACGGACCTCCTGGTGGACAACGGCACCAACTTCTGCGGCACCACCATCAAGTCGGACTACAAGCTGCAGTACAACCCGGGGCAGATACCGATAGCGACCTCGGGAGGGATGCCCTACTGGAAGCTGGTGCTGGTTCAGCAGTCGCTGATACAGCACGAGAAGAGGACGAGTGAGGACAAGTCGA tGCTCTGTTTGTCAGGAGGATACGCCAAGAAGTGGATGTTCTACCTGATCAGCGATATTGTGGAGGACGACGGGGTCAGAGAGTCGATAAAGCTTTTGGGTGAGTTGGTGCCGATCAGTTATAACGTGAACCCGCGAGCGACGAGGGGACGCAAGAAGGTGGCGCTGAAGGGCATCGCAGAGGACTTGGAAAAGGAGCTGCAAAACGCGGCAGCAGGGACCTTTACAACAAATACAG GGTCGAACACATACCTGGGTCTGTACAGCGAATGCGACAGGCACTTGGTGGAGTGGATGAAGCACCTCTACATGAGCCTGCACCCGGAGATGACGCAGCTGGACAACAGGTCAATCGTGGCGAAAATATGCTCAAAGACGAGGCTGCCGCTGCTGTGGATACGCGTGGATTCGGCGTTCAGCATGCTGGCAAGGATCAGGCGCTGCCAGTCAGGCTCGATGTgggagcagcagctgcagtcAGACAACAACATATACGCGCTCATAGAGGCGTGCCAGGCGCTGGGAAGCATCGGAAAGTCGGAGTACGTGTCAGACAACCCGCTGACAGAGTCGGCCTGCAAGAGGCTGGACGAAGTGgtgaagaagcagaaggcGCACCCGATGATACGGGCGAGGTGCGTGTACTCGCTGGTCTGCCTGTACAACAGAGACCCGAGGCAGCACGGCTACCTCTACGGCTTCTTCACCAAGTACCTCACGAGGCTCGCAAACCTGACCATTCACCCGGCGGAGGCGCGCTTCATCGCGGAGTTCTACAAGGCGATGTGCCTGCTGAGGAACGACCAGGGCTTCACCCCGGACTTCGTGCTCGACATCCTGGCGAACGCCATCGAGAACCTGACGGGCCCGAGCACGCTGACGCAGGCGACGAACCTGATGGAGGCGGCCTCGTACCTGAACCCGCAGGAAGCGACCCACACGCAGCAGGGCGGCCTCGGGCAGAGCAGCGTGTTCAACCTCTGGGACTACCTCTGGCACATGTTCAGGCTCGACGGAATACCCGGCAGCTGCTCGCCCGGGAGGACGCTCGCGAGCAAGTTCCTGCTCTGCCTGTCTCGTCAGCCGGTCTTCCTGAAGCTGTGCGTGGAGCGCTTCAGGGCCGAGAGGGACCTGGGCTTCGACTTCGACCCGCTGCTCTTCCTTCCGCTGCGGCAGCACGTCAAACACAGGTTCCAGTCGGCCTTTGAGCTCTCGCAGAACTATAACTCGGCGCTGGTGCAGAGGGCTGCCGTCAGGCTGACGTTGCAGCTCCTGCTCCAGTGTTCGTACCGGTTCAGGCTGAGT GTGGAAGGCTCCCCTAGCTCCAGCAACGCGAGTTCCGGCAGAGACGATTACGCCAACTCCGAGGCCGCGTTCGAATACCTGCTGGTCAACGAGCTGTTCAACGAGGGCGTGGAGGCCACACTTGAGGCGGTGGAGCCGGAACGGAggctgaagctgctccACCAAACCGCAGGGCTGCTCGAGTGCGTGAAGTGCGCGTGCTTCCTCTTTCACGTGGTCCGGAGCCCCGAACTCAAGATCGCGCTCTGGGACATGTTCTACAACGTGCTCTTCGACACGTGTATGGCGAAGCcgattttgtttttgaacCTTTCTGCGGCCACGCTGGAGCGCGCGCGCAGGTACATGCTCGTCATTCTCAAGAAGGCCGCAGTGTCGAAGCTGCCCTTCTACCTCAGGCTGTTCCCCAAGGTCCACAAGGCATATTCACTCCTGTTTGGCTTCGGCACTCTGTTTCCCAAGGATCCGAAGCCGGATAAAACTTTCGTCAACCA ACGAATTAATCGTTTAACTTCCGGGTTGAGCATGCCCAAGATCGCTTCTTTCAAAAGGGCCTACGGCGAGGGCGAGTCTGGCTCAGGGGACGACTGGCAGAACGTTGCGCTCGAGGCTGTGAGGGCGCTAAAGGAGATTCGCCAGTCCCACTGGTTCCACAAGGACCCTGAGAAGGAGTTTAAGGGCTACCGGTCAATCATAAAGAAGCCCATCTGGCTCAACAAGATTGAGCAGAAGGCGCTCAACAGGGCGTACACCATTCCCATGCAGTTCAAGGCCGACATTGCTCTCCTGTTTAAGAACGCGAAGTTGTACAACAAGGTCGACACCATTCCCTACAAGGACGCCGTCATGCTCGAGGAGCAGTTTGACACTCTCTGGCCCTGCATCGTCAAGGCGTTTCAGAAGAAGGCCCGGCTGGCCGTCGCTAGCCAGTAG